A genomic region of Prosthecobacter algae contains the following coding sequences:
- a CDS encoding cytochrome c oxidase subunit 3: MDIPYTVTARPDTGLYNAKVGIWLFLASEVMLFGGLFSSYIFLRVGADYHWPVHELNVTMGFINTLVLIFSSVTVLLAWANLKLRNIGKFKMYMALTILCAMAFMVIKGFEYRSKFNHYAVKLTDGTFLTGHLDEGYEIKFGEAKDFTLTITGENKAVDADPAGYVVPFVDGELPSFKLDSGEEFSLEASAFKAFRKKTVAAAKETLEKRRQELRDQGKADKARELNIVPDTTIKIVASQPVKFKVKPSKLLGYSADTITFADGTTAKGKLIDDKMTLTVDGVDARSVPDAEKSLAWSSQYLGEGWKKAFIANRDHAQAEFKEHYPNRDPQKSATHQKEAFYLKVESDTPPAASTAHGEGHAAEAKAAHGDSHDAHAGHGPKVVLEKKDIAFYSNYTPKLNTYYAIYFTLTGLHGLHVVAGALVLTYFLLFDGKMLRNDPERLANRVEVGGLFWHFVDLVWIFLFPLLYLL, translated from the coding sequence ATGGACATCCCCTATACCGTAACCGCCCGTCCTGACACGGGCCTCTACAATGCCAAAGTGGGCATTTGGCTCTTCCTCGCTTCCGAGGTGATGCTTTTCGGCGGCCTTTTCTCTTCCTACATCTTCCTGCGTGTGGGGGCAGACTATCACTGGCCCGTGCATGAGCTGAACGTGACCATGGGGTTCATCAACACCCTGGTGCTCATCTTCTCTTCCGTCACGGTCTTGCTCGCCTGGGCCAACTTGAAGCTTCGTAACATCGGCAAATTCAAGATGTACATGGCCCTCACCATCCTTTGCGCCATGGCTTTCATGGTTATCAAGGGTTTTGAGTACCGCTCCAAGTTCAATCACTACGCCGTCAAGCTGACCGATGGCACCTTCCTCACGGGTCACCTGGACGAGGGTTATGAAATCAAATTCGGCGAAGCTAAGGACTTCACCCTCACCATCACGGGCGAAAACAAAGCCGTTGATGCTGACCCGGCTGGCTACGTGGTGCCTTTCGTTGACGGCGAACTGCCTTCCTTCAAGCTCGACTCCGGCGAAGAATTCTCCCTGGAAGCCTCCGCTTTCAAAGCCTTCCGCAAGAAGACCGTCGCCGCCGCCAAGGAAACCCTTGAAAAGCGCCGCCAGGAACTGCGTGATCAGGGCAAGGCCGACAAAGCCCGTGAACTGAACATCGTCCCTGACACCACGATCAAGATCGTCGCCAGCCAGCCTGTGAAGTTCAAGGTCAAGCCTTCCAAGCTTCTCGGTTACTCCGCTGATACCATCACTTTCGCCGACGGCACCACCGCCAAAGGCAAGCTGATTGACGACAAAATGACCCTCACCGTGGATGGCGTGGATGCACGATCCGTCCCAGACGCTGAGAAGTCCCTCGCCTGGAGCAGCCAGTATCTGGGTGAAGGCTGGAAAAAAGCTTTCATTGCCAACCGCGACCACGCCCAGGCAGAGTTCAAGGAACACTACCCGAACCGCGATCCTCAAAAGAGCGCTACCCATCAGAAGGAAGCCTTCTACTTGAAGGTTGAATCTGACACGCCCCCTGCAGCCTCTACCGCCCATGGCGAAGGCCATGCAGCCGAAGCTAAGGCTGCTCACGGTGACTCCCATGACGCGCACGCTGGCCACGGTCCTAAAGTGGTCCTGGAAAAGAAAGACATCGCTTTCTACTCCAACTACACGCCAAAACTGAACACCTACTACGCCATCTATTTCACCCTCACAGGCCTGCACGGTCTGCACGTGGTGGCAGGTGCCCTGGTGCTGACTTACTTCCTCCTGTTCGACGGCAAGATGCTTCGCAACGACCCCGAGCGCCTCGCCAATCGAGTCGAAGTCGGCGGCCTGTTCTGGCACTTTGTGGATTTGGTGTGGATCTTCCTTTTCCCACTGCTTTATCTCCTCTAA
- a CDS encoding cytochrome c oxidase subunit I: MSAAATTHDHSHGADHAHDHHEPGFFGKYIFSCDHKVIGIQYALSGLLFLLLGFFLMLLMRWSIAFPGQPVPGLLFVENLPILGPLFHETIGRWAPGGIVNGELYNMLGAMHGTIMVFLGIVPLGFAGFVNFVMPLQIGTIDMAFPKLNMWSFWLFFVSGVLMIYSFFVGTGPVQTGWTMYSPLASTTTLAVTNVWAHGHTWWLTAMVFNISASLLGSVNVITTVINLRAKGMSWMRMPFFCWAMFVTSFLLLLAFPPLEVAALLQLVDRVFGSSFFLPTGLMEGGQHLDISGGGSPLLYQHLFWFLAHPEVYVLILPAFAILSEVIPANTRRPLWGYKSMVYAAMTLGFLSFLVWAHHMYLTGMGTMMSTYFQITTVLISVPSVILLTGLMISLWGGSIRFTPQMLFASAFLPMFGIGGLTGLPLAFTFIDLALHDTYYVIGHFHYVVAPGTIFALFAGVYHWYPKITGRIMSDFLGKLHFWPSLVGMNLIFAPMFIQGMGGFHRRWYDGGKYFEQTSSASNWVTKLTSDFFGIFGMDVPNNLLGLNVLMTFGATILALGQVPFILNVFLSIKGGRKANSDNPWHCTTLEWATPTPPPHGNFTFEPIVTRGPYEYSVPGCTQDYLPQWESEPGKAATAPASTPAPVAHH; the protein is encoded by the coding sequence ATGAGCGCCGCCGCCACCACCCACGATCACTCCCACGGAGCTGATCATGCGCATGACCACCACGAGCCGGGATTCTTCGGCAAATACATCTTCTCCTGTGACCACAAGGTCATCGGCATCCAGTACGCACTTAGCGGATTGCTTTTCCTTCTGCTGGGCTTCTTCCTCATGCTGCTCATGCGCTGGAGCATCGCCTTCCCAGGACAGCCCGTCCCAGGATTGCTGTTCGTGGAGAATCTCCCCATCCTCGGCCCTCTTTTCCATGAAACCATCGGTCGCTGGGCTCCTGGCGGCATCGTCAATGGCGAGCTCTACAACATGCTCGGTGCCATGCACGGCACCATCATGGTGTTCCTTGGCATCGTGCCCCTCGGTTTCGCTGGTTTCGTCAATTTCGTCATGCCTCTCCAGATCGGCACGATCGACATGGCCTTCCCGAAACTGAACATGTGGAGCTTCTGGCTCTTCTTCGTCAGCGGCGTCCTGATGATTTACAGCTTCTTCGTCGGCACAGGCCCTGTGCAGACAGGCTGGACCATGTATTCCCCGCTCGCTTCCACCACTACTCTGGCCGTCACAAACGTCTGGGCCCACGGCCACACCTGGTGGCTCACCGCCATGGTGTTTAACATCTCCGCCTCCCTTCTGGGTTCCGTGAACGTGATCACCACCGTGATCAACCTCCGCGCCAAAGGCATGAGCTGGATGCGGATGCCTTTCTTCTGCTGGGCCATGTTCGTCACCAGCTTCCTCCTCCTCCTGGCCTTCCCTCCTCTGGAAGTCGCCGCACTCCTTCAGCTCGTGGACCGCGTCTTCGGTTCTAGCTTCTTCCTGCCGACAGGCCTCATGGAAGGCGGCCAGCACCTCGATATCTCCGGTGGCGGCAGTCCGTTGCTTTACCAGCACCTTTTCTGGTTCCTGGCTCACCCAGAAGTGTACGTGCTCATCCTTCCGGCCTTCGCCATCCTGTCTGAAGTCATCCCGGCCAATACCCGTCGCCCGCTTTGGGGATACAAGTCCATGGTCTATGCAGCCATGACCCTCGGCTTCCTCAGCTTCCTCGTCTGGGCTCACCACATGTACCTCACTGGCATGGGCACCATGATGTCCACCTACTTCCAGATCACCACGGTGCTCATTTCCGTGCCTTCCGTGATCCTGCTCACCGGCCTCATGATCTCCCTCTGGGGCGGTTCCATCCGGTTTACCCCGCAGATGTTGTTTGCATCCGCCTTCCTGCCCATGTTCGGCATTGGCGGTCTTACCGGTCTGCCTCTGGCTTTCACCTTCATTGACCTTGCCCTTCATGATACTTACTACGTGATCGGTCACTTCCACTACGTTGTGGCTCCGGGCACCATCTTCGCCCTCTTCGCAGGCGTGTATCACTGGTATCCGAAGATCACTGGTCGCATCATGAGCGACTTCCTGGGTAAGCTGCACTTCTGGCCTTCCCTCGTCGGCATGAACCTCATCTTTGCTCCGATGTTCATTCAGGGCATGGGCGGCTTCCACCGCCGCTGGTATGACGGTGGTAAGTACTTCGAACAGACCAGCAGCGCTTCCAACTGGGTGACCAAGCTGACTTCGGACTTCTTCGGTATCTTCGGCATGGACGTCCCCAACAACCTCCTTGGCCTGAACGTGCTGATGACCTTCGGCGCGACCATCCTCGCCTTGGGCCAGGTGCCCTTCATCCTGAACGTCTTCCTCAGCATCAAAGGCGGTAGGAAGGCCAACAGCGACAACCCATGGCATTGCACCACCCTCGAGTGGGCCACCCCAACGCCACCTCCGCACGGCAACTTCACGTTCGAGCCCATCGTCACCCGTGGCCCTTACGAATACAGCGTTCCTGGCTGCACCCAGGACTACCTGCCCCAGTGGGAAAGCGAGCCAGGCAAAGCCGCCACCGCTCCTGCTTCCACACCCGCCCCGGTTGCTCATCATTGA
- a CDS encoding cytochrome c, with amino-acid sequence MSAPSSFPNPDSNDLDRLHAAVKREKADLAPGTEPAPMWVIFLFMIVAIIAGGQLGPMTGGYSFDVSNPFASNKASDPRGGAGGGVETADPFQTAMKKGANGYAVCGGCHQGNGAGLAGQYPPLAGSEWVLGGTERLIRVVQHGLIGQVTVKGQNYNFPGGMQAFGAGMSATDLANVLTYIRNTWGNEAPMITKEMVEKVRADEKRTTQWTMADLEAFKDKNVPGDIPAGPGATAPAAK; translated from the coding sequence ATGAGCGCTCCTTCCTCCTTCCCCAATCCCGACAGCAACGATCTGGACCGCCTTCACGCCGCCGTGAAGCGTGAAAAGGCCGATCTGGCCCCAGGCACTGAACCCGCACCAATGTGGGTCATCTTCTTGTTCATGATCGTCGCCATCATCGCCGGCGGCCAGCTTGGCCCCATGACCGGTGGATATAGCTTCGATGTCAGCAATCCTTTTGCCTCCAACAAGGCCTCCGACCCTCGTGGTGGTGCAGGTGGCGGAGTTGAAACAGCCGACCCCTTCCAAACCGCCATGAAAAAAGGCGCCAATGGTTACGCTGTTTGTGGTGGTTGCCATCAGGGCAACGGTGCCGGTCTTGCTGGCCAGTATCCGCCACTCGCAGGTTCGGAGTGGGTCTTGGGTGGCACAGAGCGTTTGATTCGCGTTGTTCAACATGGCTTGATCGGTCAGGTCACTGTCAAAGGACAGAACTACAACTTCCCCGGCGGCATGCAGGCCTTCGGTGCTGGCATGTCCGCCACGGATCTCGCCAACGTGCTGACTTACATCCGCAACACCTGGGGCAACGAAGCCCCGATGATCACCAAGGAAATGGTCGAAAAAGTCCGTGCGGATGAAAAACGCACCACTCAGTGGACCATGGCTGACCTTGAAGCTTTCAAAGACAAAAACGTCCCTGGAGACATTCCTGCCGGCCCTGGTGCCACGGCCCCTGCTGCCAAGTAA
- a CDS encoding cbb3-type cytochrome c oxidase subunit II, translated as MSQFRTFILALIASFGLPWLCLIVIPAVKYQALTQIAYDKDRDGVEGLYPPAPINRQGQLVYAREGCVQCHTQMIRPTQLALDGWRKGWGQDQEGRPAAAIRSNNLRDYLGEPFAFLGVQRNGPDLTNYGWRAPERSKIHQMLFAPRSLHDWSNMPSFAHLYTERLAQGQPADKALKLPKKFAVKEGYEVIPTPEAEALVDYLLSLKKDYPVPGESAAVAAAPAAAAKK; from the coding sequence ATGAGCCAGTTCCGCACCTTTATTCTCGCCCTGATTGCCAGCTTTGGTCTCCCTTGGCTGTGCCTCATCGTCATCCCGGCGGTCAAATACCAGGCCCTCACCCAAATCGCTTACGACAAAGATCGTGACGGCGTGGAAGGTCTCTACCCACCCGCTCCCATCAATCGTCAGGGCCAGTTGGTCTATGCCCGTGAGGGTTGCGTCCAGTGCCACACCCAGATGATCCGCCCGACGCAGCTTGCTCTCGACGGCTGGCGCAAAGGCTGGGGCCAGGACCAGGAAGGCCGCCCGGCTGCCGCAATCCGTTCCAACAACCTTCGTGACTACCTTGGCGAACCCTTCGCTTTCCTCGGTGTCCAGCGCAACGGTCCAGACCTTACCAACTACGGCTGGCGTGCTCCAGAGCGCAGCAAGATCCACCAGATGCTGTTTGCTCCCCGGTCCCTTCACGATTGGTCCAACATGCCCTCCTTCGCTCACCTTTACACTGAGCGCCTCGCCCAGGGTCAGCCTGCTGACAAAGCCTTGAAGCTGCCGAAGAAATTCGCCGTGAAAGAAGGCTATGAAGTGATCCCGACGCCTGAGGCTGAAGCCCTGGTGGATTACCTCCTCTCCCTCAAGAAAGATTACCCTGTTCCTGGCGAATCCGCCGCTGTCGCTGCAGCCCCTGCTGCTGCCGCCAAGAAATAA
- a CDS encoding cbb3-type cytochrome c oxidase subunit I produces MPLEPMQTTPASTDTLADNLRRAAIDKSVKGPVLFLFLNGAFWLMASTILGVLAAIKQFAPDFLGACSVLQYGRLQPTHLNALVYGWGVQAGLGAMLWIMARRSGQELRTGKSVLYVAAIFWNIAVTIGLVAILLGKSTSMQWLEMPSFIWPVLLISFLAFAWPMVFMFGRAFRPEGFMVSTWYIIGACFWFPWIFVTANVALHCLPGLGALGAGINAWYVHTMILLFFAPVAIGAAYYFIPKITGQPIASSQLSQIGFWLLAVLGGWTGMQHYMGGPLPAWMPAIGAATGVLLLIPVGVVGLNHHLTTLGKHSMVASSPTLRFVFFGALFYPVSGAILALISNFSTGAALQFTQAWYGFQIVAVYGFFSMTIFGAIYYIVPRLTGCEWLSVRLIRNHFWFSVYGIGAIVVTSLVAGAQQGGDLNSPEMWDQDFMQLALNLRPYIIARAIAWGLITWSNVWFLIHLMLMVAGLGRRSSAPTLLEHDHEEALPHAAHA; encoded by the coding sequence TTGCCCCTGGAACCTATGCAGACCACCCCAGCATCCACGGATACCCTCGCTGACAACCTTCGCCGCGCGGCGATTGATAAGTCAGTGAAAGGCCCGGTGCTCTTCCTCTTCCTCAACGGCGCTTTCTGGCTGATGGCTTCCACCATCCTGGGCGTCTTGGCCGCCATCAAGCAGTTCGCTCCCGACTTCCTCGGCGCTTGCAGCGTGCTTCAATACGGCCGCCTCCAGCCCACTCACCTCAATGCCCTCGTTTACGGCTGGGGTGTTCAGGCTGGCCTCGGTGCCATGCTCTGGATCATGGCCCGTCGTTCTGGTCAGGAACTTCGCACAGGCAAAAGCGTCCTCTACGTGGCCGCCATCTTCTGGAACATCGCCGTCACCATCGGTCTCGTCGCGATTCTCCTCGGCAAAAGCACCTCCATGCAGTGGCTGGAAATGCCGTCCTTCATCTGGCCCGTGCTGCTCATCAGTTTCCTCGCTTTTGCCTGGCCCATGGTGTTCATGTTTGGCCGCGCTTTCCGTCCCGAAGGTTTCATGGTCAGCACCTGGTACATCATCGGTGCGTGCTTCTGGTTCCCCTGGATTTTCGTCACCGCCAATGTCGCCCTTCATTGCCTTCCAGGCCTGGGCGCTCTGGGTGCCGGTATCAATGCTTGGTACGTTCACACGATGATTCTGCTGTTCTTCGCTCCTGTGGCGATTGGTGCAGCTTACTACTTCATCCCGAAAATCACTGGTCAACCCATCGCCAGCTCCCAGCTTTCCCAGATTGGTTTCTGGCTCCTGGCAGTCCTCGGCGGTTGGACGGGTATGCAGCACTACATGGGCGGCCCTCTTCCCGCCTGGATGCCAGCCATCGGCGCTGCCACGGGTGTTCTCCTTCTGATTCCTGTCGGAGTGGTAGGTCTGAACCATCACCTCACCACGCTGGGCAAGCACAGCATGGTCGCCTCCAGCCCAACCCTGCGTTTCGTCTTTTTCGGAGCCCTTTTCTACCCGGTTAGCGGTGCCATCCTGGCCCTGATCTCCAACTTCTCCACAGGTGCCGCCCTCCAGTTCACCCAGGCTTGGTATGGTTTCCAGATCGTCGCCGTCTATGGCTTCTTCAGCATGACCATCTTCGGAGCCATCTACTACATCGTTCCTCGCCTCACCGGCTGCGAGTGGCTCTCCGTCCGCCTCATCCGCAATCACTTCTGGTTCTCCGTTTATGGCATTGGTGCCATCGTCGTCACCAGCCTCGTCGCCGGTGCCCAGCAGGGCGGCGACCTAAACTCCCCCGAAATGTGGGATCAGGATTTCATGCAGCTTGCCCTGAACCTTCGTCCCTACATCATCGCCCGCGCCATCGCATGGGGCCTGATCACTTGGTCCAATGTTTGGTTCCTCATCCATCTCATGCTCATGGTCGCCGGTCTTGGCCGCCGCAGCTCTGCCCCGACGCTGCTTGAGCATGATCACGAAGAAGCCCTTCCCCACGCCGCCCACGCATGA